The DNA sequence ACAGTAGAGGTTAATCGAACGTTACCATTGTTAACACCGATGAGTGAAGTTGCTGGAAGAATGGCAACGCAAATTGGTGCACAATTTTTACAAAAATTTAACGGTGGTAAAGGAATACTGTTAGCTGGCGTTCCTGGCGTCTCTAGAGGTAATGTCACGATTATTGGTGGTGGTGTCGTAGGCACGAACGCCGCAAAACTAGCCATTGGTCTAGGGGCAAACGTAACAATTATTGATTTAAGTGCTGACCGATTAAGGCAGCTCGATGATATTTTTGGGAATAGCATTCAAACACTTATGTCAAATCCTACTAATATTGCAAATACAGTTGCAAACTCAGACTTAGTTATTGGTGCTGTTCTCATTCCTGGAGCTAAAGCACCTAAGCTAGTGACTGAACAAATGATTCAAAGGATGACTCCTGGCTCTGTCATAGTAGATGTTGCTATAGACCAAGGAGGAATATTCGAAACAGTAGATCACATTACAACTCATGATAATCCAACTTATAATAAACACGGGGTCGTTCACTATGCCGTTGCAAATATGCCAGGAGCTGTTCCTCGAACATCTACAGTAGCACTCACAAATGTAACCGTTCCATATGCTCTACAGATTGCCAATAAAGGTGTTAAACAAGCAATTTCCGAAAACCGAGCTTTAGAGATGGGGGTTAACACTGCTGGTGGATTCATCACTTATGAAGCAGTTGCTAAGGATCTCGGCTATGGTTATGTAGCAGTTGATGTGGCTTTAGAAAAAATCGCAGTTAACAATTGATAAGAAAAAACTAAAAACGCGCTTCGTGAAGCTCGCTTTTAGTTTTTTCTTAGAAGCGGTGAAGAAAGGATGCCACATGTCTTTAACGTAGTAGTGAGTGCTCTTCTCGCTACTACGCGTGGCATCTTTTCCACCGCCTTTTTTTATAAATTTTTACCTTTTACCCCTTTATTATGATGTCGTTAATGGTCATGCTTTTTGTGCTTGTCCCATTTAGGGATAAAATTGTTCTCTTTTAATTCATTATATTTCTTTTCAACAAAAGAAATCATCTTCTTTCCTTTTTCCTCTGTAAAAACACCGAATTCAACATATTTGTTAATGATCTCTACCTTTTTCTCCAATGCCTTCTCTTGTAATGTTGCCATCTCATCCATTTGCTCTGCAGTTAATTCAACATCTTCATTCATTCCATGAGCGCCAACCTCTGAAGAAAAGCCAACACTAAATAACATAATAGCTGACAACACCCCAACTACTAACTTACGTTTCATACAAACCCTCCTAAAAAAATGTAGTAGTAGTGTCTGCAAATTTTATATTTTTATCCATTTTTTTCATACATATTGAGGTGTACATAACATTCAGACTTAAGGAGGATGTAAATACAACCTCCAGGACGTTTTTTGCAGTTTTTCTATTCGTTAAAATGGAAGCAAGAAATAAAGATTAGAGGTGATGAAAAGTGATCATCGCAATGATAAAACAAAAATTATATGTAAACATTGAAAATGAGATTAGAACAAAAAAGTTCATTGAGCAGCATAAAAACAAAATTTACAGAGAATATCCTACTAGGTTGTTTTAAAATGTATATGACGTTATCCTTTGCTAACGTGAAAATTACTATGTGAGGAGTCGTTTACTTAGATTCTATTTGAAAAAAATTAAAAGGGTAACTCATAAGTTCAAGCTTTGAGTCACCCTCTATTTTTTATGACATCCACTTTGGTGGCGTATTTTTATCCCAATAAATATCTCCTAAATGGTGATGCTCTTCAAAATCATCTTCACTTAAATGATAATGAAAATTAAACCAATACCCTTGTTTAGGTCGAATATCACGTCTCACATCGAAGCGAGCTACTTCCGTGTTTGTTCTCACATCATATATGTTAAATATTTTTTCACCGTAACCGTTAGCAGGATTTTCGGAAACTTCATAATGGCGAAGATCTTCTTCCTCAGCCTCGATTAATAAATCCTTAATTACTTCTTCCATATTTGGCATCACTGTGCTCATAAGATCGGACTCTACTTTATTAACAATTCTCGGGCCTAACTTATTTACTGTTTGTTCTATCGCTTGCTCTGTAATAAGGTGAATAAGATCATCTGTGTCAAATTCATCCGATTCTTCAAATAGATCTATTTCATCAACTTGATCTACATGAGAAAAATCAGTTATTTGATCTGATTCTGAATCTGGTAATGAAAGCTCATTGTTATCAGCATACGCATCTAAATAGTTGGGTGGTATAAATACACCCAATGTCATAAAAGTGATAGCGATTACAGAAATTTTTTTCATCCATAGCTTCCATCTCATGATTCATTACTCCCCTATTAAGTGATTATACCTATTATTTTATCATTTTTTTATAAAAAGTCTATTTATCTTTATTACAAATAGATGAATTTTCATCAGAAATATGCTTAATCTCCATGTTACAGCACTGACTAGTATTGCTTTGATGCTTTTTAAAAAATACTCTTTTGAACCATTTTTGTAACATCCTGAACACCTCCTAAAAGAATCTTCTCGTTTGTACATATTGAGCGCGTTTATATAATAACTCTTCTTTAATGCGTTGTTGATTCCTTTCACTTCTTATGTTCTCGACAGTATATCTTCTCTTTGAGATTGTAATTGTTAAAAAAAATAGGTGAAATATCATTTTAAATACACTCCTTTATATTTTTGGCTATGATAAACTTTGATGTTGACTTTCACTTCAGGACGCTCGCTTGTCTCTTTCACCAGGAAAAATGCTGGCCTTGTTGTATATTCCCTGTGATAACACCATTTTTTATCGATTTACTATATCCTAATTTTTCAAGAAGAAGTCCAATTATTACCGATAAGCTTGCTGTTATTATTATGTAAGTAATCGCTACATTCCACCCCATCAATGCCGCCATGAGCGTAATGAATGCAAATAACAAAGCGAGAGTAATAGCAGTTATTAAGCTTGAGTTTTTAAGTTTATCTCTTATCTTTTCATGCGGAATAAATCCTCGTATCATATTCATGAGAATGGATACAACAATAAATAGGATAATGAGTTTTATCAATAGTTGAACAAACATTTGTAACGTTTCACTCATAAGGATCACCTCCTCTTATTAATCAATTTTTTTTGATGTAAAACACAATTGTTATTAAATCAACTTTTTTTGATATAATAGATTTGAAAGTAGCCCAGCAATTTATCATTTATCTGGGCGGAATAAACAGCATAATTCTTCTGAAAGTAAATGATCAATAGATTGGTTATTAATTGTATAGTAATTCCATGTCCCCTTTTTTTCTTTTACAATAATGTCAGCATCTAATAAAATCTTAAGATGGTATGAGAGCTTTGATTGAGGAATCTCTAATAAATCCGTCAAATCACACACACATGTAGAACCTTGTCTACAAAGTATAGACAATAAGTGTAGACGTTTATTATCGGCTAATGCCTTAAACCTCTTTTCGTAAAAAGAAAAATCATTTTCATTTTTTAATGGTATCGAAAGTTTCATCGTAACCCCTCCCTGATTAATCAATTTTTTTTGATACAATAAAAATACCACTCCCTTCCATAAAAAGCAAGTGTTAAATCAATTTTTTTTGATTTATTTAAAATAGGCTAACACACAATCAAAAGTTAAATACAGTCATAACGTAGTATTGAAAAGGGTGTTTTCTCAATTCTCCCTTACCATCATTAAAGGAGGCTCGATAGAGAATGTCACACACTCATTCAAACTTTAGTGGATTTCCTTTTGTATTGGTGATGTTCATTTTATTAGTAATTATTGGCGCTGTAATTGTTGGAGGGCATGGTTACTAATTAACCTATAAAGAGGTTTTCTAAAGCTAATTAGGTAGATTAAGGCTCACTCAAATGGATATACCAAGGGACACTGAAAAGTGAAAGAACATCACTTTTTCAGTGCCCTCGGTTATTTCCTTTTTCAGTGCCCTCTTTAATTGCCAGAGTCAGCATCTTTAAATATATCCTCTTATTCTCATTATAAAAATTCTAATTATAATAGCAGATTTATCCCACCGACAGCAGCTAAAATTAAAATAGTTACGTTAAAATACTTTTGTGGAATAAGCGGTAAAAATTTTATCCCTAAGTACGTTCCAAGTAAAATTGCTGGGACAAGCCATAAATTAAATGTAATCGTTTCAAATGTAATCAGCCCTAAGCCAATATACATTGGCACTTTAATTAAATTGACAGACAAGAAAAACCACGCACCAGTACCAATAAATTCTTTTTTAGGCAGAGCAATTGCAATGAGGAATATCGCCATAATTGGACCAGCTGCATTACCTATCATCGTCGTGAATCCAGCTAATGTCCCCATTACACCGATGAAAACTCTAGATTCCGGTAATACGGCTAAAAATTTTGTTCCCCACTTGTCCCGTGTTACTTGGATAGCAATAAGGACTAAAACGATCGCTCCTAAAATAATTTCTATTGGCCGACTTGCTTCTACAAAAAACAGTAAGATAAATCCTAGCGCGATACCACCAAGCACCCATGGTAATAATGACATTAATGTTTTCCAATGTACACTTCTTCTATAGTACGTAACTGCAATAATGTCAGCAGCAATTAACATCGGTAAAACTATTCCTATTGATTCCCTAGCTGGGAAAATGGAAGCCATTGCAGCTACAACGAGAATTCCTAAAGTCGGAAGTCCAGTTTTTGACATTCCAATTAACAGTGCACATATTGCTACTAATATAAAAGCTCCCCAATCTAATCCTAACAATTTTTGACCCCCTCAGATGTTTTTCTATATATATTAGGCACTAATACAATCATTTTAGTATCTCATTCATAAAGTGTAAACAGATAGGGTATTAAAGCATCAACCCTATGAAAAACCTAACCTAACTTAAGGAGGCTAGATAGATATGTCACACACTCAAACTACAGCACCATTCGGTGGGTTTGCTTTTGTATTAGTGGTGTTCGTACTATTAGTAATCATTGGTGGCGTTGCAGTAAGCGGCGGCGGTTACACTTACTAAGAAAATGATTGTTTTATAGGCAGAGAAACAAACAATTTCATGTTATAAATCATAAAGTATAGCATAAGGGAGTATAGCTCCCTTAGAAGTCAAACTAGAAGGAGGTTTAAAGAATGACTTACGCACCAGGCTTTGCATTAGTGCTAGTGTTGTTCATCCTCTTAGTAATTATCGGCACAGCCGTAATTAGCTACTAGTTGAATTTCAAAATAACCCCCTATATGATAGCCGACTTCAATAAATTGAAGTCGGCTTTTTTTAAGCTATTATACTAAACATTGCATGCTCTTTCTTACTTCTAACCTCTCAAATCCTACTATATCACTTTTTCATTTTTTTCATAACCGCTTTCACTTTATTTCTAAATATAAGTAATTCTTCTGTACTTATGTTTTCATTACTGTACATCGCTTTTTCAAACGTATTTCTTAAACTGTTGAATTCTTCCTCTAATATTGGATTTTGCATGCTCCAACGATGCACCATACTTTCAAATGTATCGTCCTTGTAATGATTATATCCTTGTAGTATGCCGTAATCCATTAACCTTTCAAACTCATATTTTACAATTGCTCGTGTCGTTTTCCCTTTTCTTTTTATTACTCTTTTTATAAAATAACGTAACTGCCTTCTAAATAATAATATACTGATCACAATAGTTATTAGGAGCGCAATGAAAATAAAATGTCTTTTAGTCAATAATTCTTCGCGCATCTCCCCTGTTCCATCTTCATCATCTAGGTTATTCTGCTCATTATTAGAGGTAGATTCCTCCAGTTCAGGTGAGATAATTGGAAGGGAAAAATTAGGTGTAGGTTCAAAGGGAATCCAACCATACCCTTCAAAATAAACCTCTACCCATGAGTGTGCGTGTGAATTATTTACTTGATATGTTCCTTCACCACGACTATGTGGATTTAAATAATTGATATATGGATCTTCATCTAATACCCCTTGTGTAAAACCCTTCACCCAACGAGATGGAATTCCTAAACCTCTAGTTAAAACAACCATAGAAGTGGAAAAGTAATCACAATAACCTTCCTCAATTTCAAATAAAAACCGATCGACAAAATCATCACTCTCACCTAAGCTATCATTAGGATTATTTTCGTACGAGTAAGTGTTTTTCAAATACTGCTCAATCGCCTTTACTTGATCATATATATTCTCTTCACCTTCTGTTATTTGATTTAAAAGATCAAATACTCGTTCAGGTATATTTTCAGGTAATTGTACATATGGCTCTAGCTCTTTAGGCAGAGGGAATGGTTCTACATCGCGTAACGCTACTTCATTTATAATAGGGACCTTTGAAACAATGTGATACTTTTCTGGAAAAACATCACCATCCCCAATATAATGAATGGACTCACTCCGTGGTAACCAAACAAAATCTGAGTTCGAAGGTATATTTTCCTTTATCAGACTACTGTAATAATGATCCACCTCTTCTATTTCACTGACTACTTCAATGTGCTCAATAGCATAAGCTCCAAAAAGTACTGGGAATATTTCGATAGGATATGTAGTAAATTCTACTGTATATTCTACTTCACGTGTTTCAAGTAAACTTCGGTTAACGTATTCAGGTAAATCCTTACTAAATGACTCGTGTTCTTTGCTATCTATAAACACAACATTTTCTACGTAAACATCCGGATCACTTATTTCCCAACCACTCCCATTATAAAAATCACGTGTTTCACCACGCCAATAATATGGAATTGTTGTCTCAATGTTCATCACCGGTGAGTAATCAAAACGAAAGCCACCCCCTAGATTGTTATCATCCCGTCTGTATCCTGAAGCTCTATCACGATTTAATCCGTTTTCAAGGCCGTCATTTCCACTTCGCTCTGATAATGTTTCTTGAGTTTCATTGTCACTAAAAATGGCATATGGATCACGTAATAAAGGGTCCGTATCAGGAAGGAAAATGCTAGCAAATAACACTAGAAAAAAGAAAATGAGTACTGGAGCAAGTAGTGTTTCTGGATAATAAGTTAAATGCGCCCAGCCTTTAGGACTTTTCCTTCTTAGCATTTTGAAATGAAAAACAATGAGTAGAAGCAAAATCGTACTTACAACTAAAACAACATCAACCCATAACGATAAGTTAGAAAATGTATCTAAAAACACTAGTGTTATAGTCGTAACAAATAATGTCAAAATTGATCTCGCTTTAGATCTAAACCAAAAAACAGTAAAAAAATATAACAGCCATAAAACAAATACATACCAAGTCTGATAAATATTTTGTTGCAGTTGTGGAAGGTCTCGCGAAACGACTGTTATGATTCCATCCCATGTAGGTGAAAGAAATAAAGTAGGCCTCCACCCTAAAATTGTAACAGCTCCAACTGCTAAAACAACAAGTTGTAATAGTCGGTTACCTACGCGTGTCGTTAAAGGAAACATTTCCATTAAACAGATGATCAAAAATACGAATAGCATAAAATGTTGTATTTCAAAACGATAATAGTCTGCAAATGGGGAGATAAATGCGTACAAAAATAAACACATTAAAAAAATTGTACAACGGTCCAGCCAATCGAGAGATTTCATAGTTTAATCCCTCCCTATCTCAGTAGCCAAATTTCGAAGGGTTGGAATACTGTATACACGTATCCCTTCCACTTTCATTTTGCGTAACCAATGCTTTGATGAAATATCATCTCTGTTTTTTTGAATCCAAAAATGATATGGTTTGACATTCATTCTCTTTAGCCATTTGAACTGGTTGAAGAGTTCCTCATTCGATTTTGGTGTAATGATAGCCATAATTGATCCTTGTTCTAGCTTTAATCTTGGATCCTTTAACACTTCATGAATTTTTATACTCCCATCCATTTGAATGTGTAATAAATGCTTATCGATTAAGTAAGAATACGATACATCCCTTTTCGGTTCAAAATAAGTGGCTTTATCGCCTATTGATAGTAACCCTATTATCATCCCTTTGTTTCTCACATATTTGATGATAGAAGCAACACAGCTTACTGCCAATTCAAAGTGTTCTTCGTTTGTATAAGCTAAGTAATTCCTATCAATAACAAGCCAAACAGTCGGAAGCGACTCTCTTTCAAATTCCTTCGACTTTAATTCCCCTGTTTTTGCGGTAGCCTTCCAATGAATTTGAGAAAGTCGATCTCCTTCTACATATTCTCTAATCCCATCG is a window from the Evansella cellulosilytica DSM 2522 genome containing:
- a CDS encoding transglutaminaseTgpA domain-containing protein → MKSLDWLDRCTIFLMCLFLYAFISPFADYYRFEIQHFMLFVFLIICLMEMFPLTTRVGNRLLQLVVLAVGAVTILGWRPTLFLSPTWDGIITVVSRDLPQLQQNIYQTWYVFVLWLLYFFTVFWFRSKARSILTLFVTTITLVFLDTFSNLSLWVDVVLVVSTILLLLIVFHFKMLRRKSPKGWAHLTYYPETLLAPVLIFFFLVLFASIFLPDTDPLLRDPYAIFSDNETQETLSERSGNDGLENGLNRDRASGYRRDDNNLGGGFRFDYSPVMNIETTIPYYWRGETRDFYNGSGWEISDPDVYVENVVFIDSKEHESFSKDLPEYVNRSLLETREVEYTVEFTTYPIEIFPVLFGAYAIEHIEVVSEIEEVDHYYSSLIKENIPSNSDFVWLPRSESIHYIGDGDVFPEKYHIVSKVPIINEVALRDVEPFPLPKELEPYVQLPENIPERVFDLLNQITEGEENIYDQVKAIEQYLKNTYSYENNPNDSLGESDDFVDRFLFEIEEGYCDYFSTSMVVLTRGLGIPSRWVKGFTQGVLDEDPYINYLNPHSRGEGTYQVNNSHAHSWVEVYFEGYGWIPFEPTPNFSLPIISPELEESTSNNEQNNLDDEDGTGEMREELLTKRHFIFIALLITIVISILLFRRQLRYFIKRVIKRKGKTTRAIVKYEFERLMDYGILQGYNHYKDDTFESMVHRWSMQNPILEEEFNSLRNTFEKAMYSNENISTEELLIFRNKVKAVMKKMKK
- a CDS encoding ArsR/SmtB family transcription factor, producing MKLSIPLKNENDFSFYEKRFKALADNKRLHLLSILCRQGSTCVCDLTDLLEIPQSKLSYHLKILLDADIIVKEKKGTWNYYTINNQSIDHLLSEELCCLFRPDK
- a CDS encoding YckD family protein, producing the protein MKRKLVVGVLSAIMLFSVGFSSEVGAHGMNEDVELTAEQMDEMATLQEKALEKKVEIINKYVEFGVFTEEKGKKMISFVEKKYNELKENNFIPKWDKHKKHDH
- the ald gene encoding alanine dehydrogenase, with protein sequence MLIGVPKEIKNNENRVALTPSGVDTLIKSGHQVLIETDAGIGSGFSDEDYIAAGAVIVEKASDAWTVEMVMKVKEPLPAEYQYFHKGLVLFTYLHLAAEPDLAKALTENEVIAIAYETVEVNRTLPLLTPMSEVAGRMATQIGAQFLQKFNGGKGILLAGVPGVSRGNVTIIGGGVVGTNAAKLAIGLGANVTIIDLSADRLRQLDDIFGNSIQTLMSNPTNIANTVANSDLVIGAVLIPGAKAPKLVTEQMIQRMTPGSVIVDVAIDQGGIFETVDHITTHDNPTYNKHGVVHYAVANMPGAVPRTSTVALTNVTVPYALQIANKGVKQAISENRALEMGVNTAGGFITYEAVAKDLGYGYVAVDVALEKIAVNN
- a CDS encoding sulfite exporter TauE/SafE family protein, whose amino-acid sequence is MLGLDWGAFILVAICALLIGMSKTGLPTLGILVVAAMASIFPARESIGIVLPMLIAADIIAVTYYRRSVHWKTLMSLLPWVLGGIALGFILLFFVEASRPIEIILGAIVLVLIAIQVTRDKWGTKFLAVLPESRVFIGVMGTLAGFTTMIGNAAGPIMAIFLIAIALPKKEFIGTGAWFFLSVNLIKVPMYIGLGLITFETITFNLWLVPAILLGTYLGIKFLPLIPQKYFNVTILILAAVGGINLLL
- a CDS encoding YrzI family small protein, encoding MIFHLFFLTITISKRRYTVENIRSERNQQRIKEELLYKRAQYVQTRRFF
- a CDS encoding YpjP family protein: MRWKLWMKKISVIAITFMTLGVFIPPNYLDAYADNNELSLPDSESDQITDFSHVDQVDEIDLFEESDEFDTDDLIHLITEQAIEQTVNKLGPRIVNKVESDLMSTVMPNMEEVIKDLLIEAEEEDLRHYEVSENPANGYGEKIFNIYDVRTNTEVARFDVRRDIRPKQGYWFNFHYHLSEDDFEEHHHLGDIYWDKNTPPKWMS
- a CDS encoding YjcZ family sporulation protein, with translation MTYAPGFALVLVLFILLVIIGTAVISY
- the yjcZ gene encoding sporulation protein YjcZ; translation: MSHTHSNFSGFPFVLVMFILLVIIGAVIVGGHGY